The following coding sequences lie in one Opisthocomus hoazin isolate bOpiHoa1 chromosome 7, bOpiHoa1.hap1, whole genome shotgun sequence genomic window:
- the CHRM5 gene encoding muscarinic acetylcholine receptor M5 isoform X2: MEVNLFSNSTVVNSSSINHKQLEGHSLWEVITIATVTAIVSLITIVGNILVMISFKVNSQLKTVNNYYLLSLACADLIIGIFSMNLYTSYILIGHWSLGSLACDLWLALDYVASNASVMNLLVISFDRYFSITRPLTYRAKRTPRRAGIMIGLAWLISFVLWAPVILCWQYFVGERTVPPEECQIQFLYEPIITFGTAIAAFYIPVSVMTILYCRIYKETEKRTKDLAELQGSESVAEFQMIKPQKALLKSCFSCKQQNLVKRERCQASWSSSSRSTSATVKASQAGSTCNDWAKADQLTTCSSYASSEEEDKLAADSVFQVTYKSPSKEQAHS; the protein is encoded by the coding sequence ATGGAAGTAAATTTATTCAGCAATTCTACTGTTGTAAACAGTTCATCCATCAACCATAAGCAGTTAGAAGGGCATAGCCTCTGGGAAGTCATTACTATTGCCACTGTAACTGCAATTGTAAGCTTAATAACCATAGTGGGAAATATTCTTGTAATGATATCCTTCAAGGTTAACAGTCAGCTCAAAACTGTCAACAATTATTACTTGCTCAGCCTTGCCTGTGCAGATCTCATCATCGGAATATTTTCTATGAACCTTTACACGTCCTATATACTCATAGGCCATTGGTCTCTTGGAAGCCTTGCCTGTGACCTGTGGCTAGCACTGGACTATGTAGCTAGCAATGCCTCAGTGATGAACCTCCTAGTCATCAGTTTTGACAGATACTTTTCCATCACAAGGCCTTTAACTTACAGGGCCAAACGGACGCCCAGAAGAGCTGGCATCATGATTGGTCTGGCTTGGCTAATTTCCTTCGTGCTATGGGCACCTGTAATCTTGTGCTGGCAGTATTTTGTGGGTGAACGAACAGTACCACCTGAAGAGTGCCAGATACAGTTTTTATATGAGCCCATTATCACCTTTGGTACCGCAATTGCTGCTTTTTACATTCCAGTGTCTGTGATGACCATTCTGTATTGCCGCATCTATAAAGAGACGGAGAAACGTACCAAGGATCTTGCTGAACTGCAGGGTTCAGAGTCTGTGGCAGAGTTTCAGATGATAAAGCCTCAgaaagctctcctgaagtcttgCTTCAGTTGCAAGCAACAAAACTTAGTCAAAAGAGAGAGGTGTCAGGCTTCCTGGTCTTCATCTAGTCGAAGCACGTCAGCTACGGTGAAAGCCTCTCAGGCAGGAAGTACTTGTAACGACTGGGCTAAGGCTGACCAGTTAACCACCTGCAGCAGCTATGCATCTTCAGAAGAGGAGGACAAACTTGCCGCTGATTCAGTTTTCCAAGTAACTTACAAAAGTCCGTCTAAAG
- the LOC104326978 gene encoding fibrinogen-like protein A produces MLLMSSAGFILFLLSHCTVSVSTKEAMGLANAHLLPQRGYEKLGNNNEKDYPRDCFEIFQHSKGNSRDGLYIIQPEEDPIVVSCNMQDGGWTVIQHITANSTVDFDRTWQDYKYGFGSTHENHWLGNEYMHQLTSSSVNYILEVKLVNINAEIKWGQYEPFVIEDEESQYQIRVGLYKGNATDALTLDTEAYLHENQRFTTKDRDNDNYFQNYAKLEHNGVPGGGWWYDACAGANLNCRNMIYWQKDCNKQRMCKFAWMMIKPIDHSLLYSAKSCPYQKVEL; encoded by the exons ATGCTGTTGATGAGCTCAGCGGGATTTATTCTGTTCTTGCTCTCCCATTGCACTGTGTCAGTGAGCACCAAAGAGGCGATGGGCTTGGCTAATGCTCACCTTCTCCCCCAAAGAGGCTATGAGAAACTGGGTAACAACAATGAAAAAG ATTATCCAAGGGATTGTTTTGAGATTTTTCAGCACTCCAAAGGAAATTCCAGAGATGGTCTTTACATCATCCAACCAGAGGAGGACCCAATTGTTGTCTCTTGTAACATGCAGGATGGTGGCTGGACAGTAATCCAGCACATTACAGCCAATAGTACTGTCGACTTCGATAGGACCTGGCAGGACTACAAATATGGATTTGGCTCCACTCATGAGAACCACTGGTTAGGAAATGAATATATGCATCAGTTAACTAGCAGCTCTGTGAACTATATACTTGAAGTTAAACTTGTAAACATAAACGCTGAAATCAAATGGGGACAGTACGAACCATTCGTTATTGAAGATGAAGAGTCTCAATATCAAATCAGGGTTGGTCTATACAAAGGCAATGCCACTGATGCTCTGACTCTGGACACAGAAGCTTATCTCCATGAGAACCAGAGGTTCACTACCAAGGACAGAGACAATGACAATTACTTTCAGAATTATGCTAAACTAGAACACAATGGCGTTCCTGGCGGAGGCTGGTGGTACGACGCGTGTGCTGGAGCAAATCTAAACTGTAGGAACATGATATACTGGCAAAAGGACTGCAATAAGCAACGCATGTGCAAGTTTGCGTGGATGATGATCAAACCCATTGACCACAGCCTGTTGTATTCAGCCAAGTCCTGTCCATATCAGAAAGTTGAACTGTAG
- the CHRM5 gene encoding muscarinic acetylcholine receptor M5 isoform X1: protein MEVNLFSNSTVVNSSSINHKQLEGHSLWEVITIATVTAIVSLITIVGNILVMISFKVNSQLKTVNNYYLLSLACADLIIGIFSMNLYTSYILIGHWSLGSLACDLWLALDYVASNASVMNLLVISFDRYFSITRPLTYRAKRTPRRAGIMIGLAWLISFVLWAPVILCWQYFVGERTVPPEECQIQFLYEPIITFGTAIAAFYIPVSVMTILYCRIYKETEKRTKDLAELQGSESVAEFQMIKPQKALLKSCFSCKQQNLVKRERCQASWSSSSRSTSATVKASQAGSTCNDWAKADQLTTCSSYASSEEEDKLAADSVFQVTYKSPSKGKAEEFNESTDVVVKDQPEENDFENQKYFLSPAKGHVEKSKKCMAYKFRLVVKADGMQEANNGCRKVKISPCSAALPKDPSIKSMDPNINNQITKRKRMVLIKERKAAQTLSAILLAFIITWTPYNIMVLISTFCSDCIPLTLWHLGYWLCYVNSTVNPICYALCNKTFRKTFKMLLFCQWKKKKVEEKLYWQGNTRLP from the coding sequence ATGGAAGTAAATTTATTCAGCAATTCTACTGTTGTAAACAGTTCATCCATCAACCATAAGCAGTTAGAAGGGCATAGCCTCTGGGAAGTCATTACTATTGCCACTGTAACTGCAATTGTAAGCTTAATAACCATAGTGGGAAATATTCTTGTAATGATATCCTTCAAGGTTAACAGTCAGCTCAAAACTGTCAACAATTATTACTTGCTCAGCCTTGCCTGTGCAGATCTCATCATCGGAATATTTTCTATGAACCTTTACACGTCCTATATACTCATAGGCCATTGGTCTCTTGGAAGCCTTGCCTGTGACCTGTGGCTAGCACTGGACTATGTAGCTAGCAATGCCTCAGTGATGAACCTCCTAGTCATCAGTTTTGACAGATACTTTTCCATCACAAGGCCTTTAACTTACAGGGCCAAACGGACGCCCAGAAGAGCTGGCATCATGATTGGTCTGGCTTGGCTAATTTCCTTCGTGCTATGGGCACCTGTAATCTTGTGCTGGCAGTATTTTGTGGGTGAACGAACAGTACCACCTGAAGAGTGCCAGATACAGTTTTTATATGAGCCCATTATCACCTTTGGTACCGCAATTGCTGCTTTTTACATTCCAGTGTCTGTGATGACCATTCTGTATTGCCGCATCTATAAAGAGACGGAGAAACGTACCAAGGATCTTGCTGAACTGCAGGGTTCAGAGTCTGTGGCAGAGTTTCAGATGATAAAGCCTCAgaaagctctcctgaagtcttgCTTCAGTTGCAAGCAACAAAACTTAGTCAAAAGAGAGAGGTGTCAGGCTTCCTGGTCTTCATCTAGTCGAAGCACGTCAGCTACGGTGAAAGCCTCTCAGGCAGGAAGTACTTGTAACGACTGGGCTAAGGCTGACCAGTTAACCACCTGCAGCAGCTATGCATCTTCAGAAGAGGAGGACAAACTTGCCGCTGATTCAGTTTTCCAAGTAACTTACAAAAGTCCGTCTAAAGGTAAGGCAGAAGAGTTTAATGAGAGTACAGATGTTGTTGTCAAAGACCAACCTGAAGAAAATGATTTTGAGAACCAGAAATACTTTTTGTCACCTGCCAAAGGCCATGTAGAAAAGAGTAAAAAATGCATGGCCTATAAATTCCGGTTGGTGGTTAAGGCTGATGGTATGCAGGAAGCCAACAATGGTTGCCGCAAAGTAAAAATAAGTCCTTGTTCTGCTGCTCTGCCAAAGGATCCTTCCATCAAAAGCATGGATCCAAATATAAATAACCAAATCACCAAAAGGAAACGGATGGTTCTTATAAAGGAACGCAAAGCAGCACAGACTTTAAGTGCCATTCTCTTGGCTTTTATCATCACATGGACTCCCTACAATATCATGGTTTTGATCTCCACATTCTGCTCTGACTGCATTCCCCTGACACTGTGGCACCTTGGATATTGGCTATGCTATGTGAACAGCACTGTTAACCCCATTTGTTATGCCCTCTGTAACAAAACTTTCAGGAAAACTTTTAAGATGCTACTTTTCTgccagtggaaaaagaaaaaagtggaagaGAAACTATACTGGCAGGGCAATACCAGACTGCCGTAA